In a genomic window of Anoxybacter fermentans:
- a CDS encoding DUF134 domain-containing protein, whose product MPRCKKKRCCRRLNEEKIFKPISIPLKELEIVELELDEFEAIRLCDLEGKNQIEAGEIMEISRGTVQRLLKSGRKKIVYALLHSYGLKIKDNYQKEEQKK is encoded by the coding sequence ATGCCGCGCTGTAAGAAAAAACGTTGCTGTAGGCGATTGAATGAGGAAAAGATTTTCAAACCTATATCTATCCCTCTTAAAGAGTTAGAAATTGTAGAGCTTGAATTGGATGAGTTTGAGGCTATTCGACTCTGTGACCTGGAGGGAAAAAATCAGATTGAGGCTGGTGAGATAATGGAGATTTCCAGAGGTACTGTCCAGCGTTTGCTCAAATCAGGACGAAAAAAGATTGTTTATGCATTATTACATTCTTACGGATTAAAGATTAAGGACAATTATCAAAAGGAGGAGCAAAAAAAATGA
- a CDS encoding NifB/NifX family molybdenum-iron cluster-binding protein: MPGILPYYDTETKDLKVIENSNEHHSHGACQPLKAIAGYDIDVVLTNGMGRRAVSLLNEGGIKVYLLEGDTVEEAIARFEAGELRELTSDMACQGHGCH, translated from the coding sequence GTGCCAGGTATTTTACCATATTATGATACTGAAACAAAGGATTTAAAGGTTATTGAGAACAGTAATGAGCATCACAGTCATGGGGCATGTCAACCGTTAAAAGCTATAGCAGGTTATGATATTGATGTGGTGTTGACTAACGGTATGGGCCGGCGTGCAGTTAGTTTATTAAATGAAGGTGGGATAAAAGTTTATCTTCTGGAAGGTGATACTGTAGAAGAAGCGATAGCCAGATTTGAAGCTGGTGAATTGCGGGAATTAACCAGTGATATGGCTTGTCAGGGCCATGGATGTCATTGA
- a CDS encoding ABC-2 family transporter protein: MIRNFLNLFILIRVNLLNYRYYFINSFFDLISYPGYLIIYYFVWKGILNNSESYTSLRDIMIYFSIALFVYSLYNDRIINEMVEDCVVKGELTKYLCKPITLIESIFGKVFCNVIIKMPFLLLLLIYLKYLQFKIQLFQIIQFLIIINLSIIINTLFYFLISLLSFKFERVWVLRMLISNVVSFFSGSIIPLYIFPEKILKIINILPFKFFVFVPTTYLQNKLYLDSFIKDIFIEIVWLIIFAISSLLAWQKALKVYSGYGV; this comes from the coding sequence ATGATACGAAATTTTTTGAATTTATTTATCCTAATAAGAGTAAATTTATTAAATTATCGGTATTATTTTATTAACTCTTTTTTCGATTTAATATCTTATCCGGGGTATTTAATTATATACTATTTTGTGTGGAAAGGGATATTAAATAATAGTGAAAGTTATACCTCTTTAAGAGATATTATGATCTATTTTTCCATTGCCCTTTTCGTTTATTCTCTCTATAATGACCGAATTATAAATGAAATGGTTGAAGATTGTGTTGTTAAGGGTGAGTTGACAAAGTATTTATGTAAGCCAATAACACTTATTGAAAGTATTTTCGGAAAAGTTTTTTGTAATGTAATTATTAAGATGCCGTTTTTGCTATTGTTATTAATCTATTTAAAATATTTACAATTCAAAATTCAACTTTTTCAAATAATACAGTTTTTGATTATCATTAACCTGTCAATAATTATTAATACTCTATTTTATTTTTTGATTAGCTTATTATCATTTAAGTTTGAAAGAGTTTGGGTCTTACGGATGTTAATTTCAAATGTAGTTAGTTTTTTTAGTGGTAGTATAATACCACTGTATATTTTTCCAGAAAAAATATTAAAAATTATTAATATTCTTCCCTTTAAATTTTTTGTTTTTGTTCCAACTACTTATCTTCAAAATAAGTTATATCTAGATAGTTTTATTAAAGATATTTTTATTGAAATTGTTTGGTTAATAATTTTTGCAATTAGTTCATTATTGGCCTGGCAAAAAGCATTAAAAGTATATAGTGGTTATGGTGTTTAA
- a CDS encoding ABC transporter permease: MRFFCIMIRRFLIISFKKTLEYRFNLISYFCTNLLLFLLQILFWNIIFKKFNGFYGWKIEQLIMLYSYTKIYYNLNWALSSGTFQFWRSINSGELDVFLTKPVNPNWMIVGLRINFMPLFQLGFEITLMFIVLSFMGYQIDILRFIESLIMICLVVYTMNRIYLALNYTAFWIKQANFVVNILTMINPVIRYPITIYPDNIIKFFTYVLPLVFLATYPTLFTSHSITNEDFFQINKTLVLVAITWTIITAYIWRKGLKNYESGRG, encoded by the coding sequence ATGAGATTTTTTTGCATAATGATCAGGCGTTTTTTGATTATATCTTTCAAAAAAACTTTAGAATATAGATTCAATTTAATATCGTATTTTTGCACAAACTTACTTTTATTTCTGTTGCAGATTTTATTCTGGAATATTATTTTTAAAAAATTTAATGGATTTTATGGCTGGAAAATTGAGCAGTTAATAATGTTATATTCTTACACTAAAATATATTATAATTTGAACTGGGCATTATCGAGTGGAACTTTTCAGTTCTGGCGGAGTATTAATTCTGGAGAATTGGATGTCTTTTTAACTAAACCGGTCAATCCAAATTGGATGATTGTAGGATTGAGGATAAATTTTATGCCCCTTTTTCAATTGGGATTTGAAATTACCCTAATGTTTATTGTCCTTTCTTTTATGGGTTATCAGATAGACATATTGAGATTTATTGAGTCTTTAATTATGATATGTTTAGTTGTCTATACAATGAATCGGATTTATTTGGCTTTAAATTATACTGCTTTCTGGATTAAACAGGCCAATTTTGTAGTAAACATTTTAACAATGATTAATCCAGTTATTAGATATCCAATTACAATCTATCCAGATAATATTATAAAATTTTTTACATATGTATTACCTTTAGTTTTTCTGGCAACATATCCAACATTATTTACATCACATTCGATAACAAATGAAGATTTTTTTCAGATTAATAAAACTTTAGTTTTAGTTGCTATTACGTGGACCATAATAACAGCCTATATTTGGCGAAAAGGTCTAAAAAATTATGAAAGTGGTAGAGGTTAG
- a CDS encoding ATP-binding cassette domain-containing protein — translation MIEVTNLSKTYKIKRRKFKTVLNDINFSVDDGEIVACLGKNGSGKSTLIKLLCGVLSPSSGEIKINNLNPYKDRKKLLKNIGVLFSQKSVLIWDLPLIESFKLYRDVYRMDKKVFEKNLNFLVEKLNLEKLLHHPVRKFSFGERIKSEFAVTMIHKPKYIFLDEPTVGLDEITKSIFRNLIKEYVKETKATVFFATHLLGDVESIASKIMLLNDGTLQYYDTMEEFRKKYLTHKIISIYYTRVNNYQAFKELRLNCNVLQESFDYIRIKIDNKTINDMLPIILNTFDIIDISITDISLRNVIKEIYQQ, via the coding sequence ATGATTGAAGTTACTAATTTATCAAAAACATATAAAATCAAAAGAAGGAAATTCAAAACAGTGTTGAATGATATTAATTTTTCTGTTGATGATGGTGAAATTGTTGCCTGTTTAGGTAAAAATGGAAGTGGTAAATCTACATTAATAAAACTTTTGTGCGGTGTTTTGTCCCCTTCATCAGGAGAAATCAAAATTAATAATCTAAATCCTTACAAAGACCGTAAAAAACTATTGAAAAATATAGGGGTACTTTTTAGTCAAAAAAGTGTTTTGATATGGGATTTACCACTTATTGAATCTTTTAAATTATATCGAGATGTATATAGAATGGATAAAAAGGTATTTGAAAAAAATTTAAACTTTTTGGTAGAAAAATTAAATTTAGAAAAATTATTACATCATCCAGTTAGAAAGTTTTCTTTCGGTGAGAGAATTAAATCGGAGTTTGCTGTAACTATGATCCACAAACCAAAATATATCTTTTTAGATGAACCAACGGTAGGCTTAGATGAGATTACTAAATCGATTTTTAGAAATTTGATTAAGGAATATGTTAAAGAGACAAAGGCAACAGTTTTTTTCGCTACCCATCTATTAGGAGATGTTGAAAGTATAGCTTCAAAAATAATGTTACTTAATGATGGAACTCTTCAGTATTATGATACAATGGAGGAATTTCGTAAAAAATATCTAACTCATAAAATTATTTCGATATATTATACCAGGGTAAATAATTATCAAGCTTTTAAGGAGCTAAGACTAAACTGTAATGTACTACAGGAGTCTTTTGACTATATTAGAATTAAAATAGATAATAAAACGATAAATGATATGTTACCAATTATATTAAATACATTTGACATAATTGATATATCAATTACAGATATTTCTTTAAGAAATGTTATAAAGGAGATTTATCAACAATGA
- a CDS encoding radical SAM protein — protein MNKRYIIRKEGFGGLVHDKGEFNLFCVDDFGYEIIKRIYEFGVEGMLHFYHNDSKEVYTNILEYVDILKENDVINQNYLNGSIIEILPTKNALSAPVKVFLSITDYCNLKCKHCFGDYGQGSQMSFDRVAEIVQQLKEVGVFEVSLTGGEPLLHPDLYKIIELLIDSGINIQICTNGTVITDEFIDIVKQYKNHFLRLSISIDGIPEVHDRIRGTGTYNKIMSNIKILQKHNIDFGFNLVLNNLNVWTIKEFLNIMYDRGIHRGSFSPIKPVGRAKNTSLNFRKGNKFNTDWKEMVINEIKNFAHKTGNNQFLYGHLITPEGKVTQPVGDNLMGFLQAKRCGAGIINASIAADGKVLPCTFLSEVFKKREIPSESVFNKNFKEIWDKNEQFLFMRTLEIGSKCKYCEEY, from the coding sequence TTGAATAAAAGATATATTATTCGAAAAGAAGGATTTGGTGGACTAGTTCATGATAAAGGTGAGTTTAATCTTTTTTGTGTAGATGATTTCGGATATGAAATTATCAAGAGGATTTATGAATTTGGCGTAGAAGGAATGTTACATTTTTATCATAATGATTCAAAAGAAGTATATACAAATATTTTAGAATACGTAGATATTTTAAAAGAAAATGATGTAATCAATCAAAATTATTTAAATGGTTCAATTATTGAAATATTACCAACAAAAAATGCATTGAGTGCTCCAGTGAAAGTATTTCTTTCAATTACAGATTATTGTAATTTAAAATGTAAACATTGTTTTGGGGATTATGGACAGGGTTCTCAAATGAGTTTTGATCGAGTTGCGGAAATTGTTCAACAGTTAAAAGAGGTAGGTGTATTTGAAGTTAGTTTAACTGGTGGAGAACCTCTATTACATCCAGATTTATACAAAATTATTGAATTACTTATTGATTCTGGAATTAATATACAAATTTGTACTAATGGCACTGTTATAACAGATGAATTTATAGATATTGTAAAACAGTATAAAAATCACTTTTTAAGATTGAGTATTTCAATTGATGGAATTCCAGAAGTACACGACAGAATTAGAGGTACTGGTACTTATAACAAAATAATGTCTAATATAAAAATTTTACAAAAACATAATATAGATTTTGGCTTTAATTTAGTCTTAAATAACTTAAATGTATGGACTATAAAAGAGTTTTTAAATATTATGTATGACCGTGGAATTCATCGGGGCTCTTTTTCACCTATTAAACCTGTTGGAAGAGCAAAGAATACCTCTTTAAATTTTAGAAAAGGAAATAAATTTAATACAGATTGGAAAGAGATGGTGATTAATGAGATAAAAAATTTTGCTCATAAAACAGGAAATAATCAATTTTTATATGGACATTTAATAACTCCTGAGGGTAAAGTTACACAACCGGTAGGAGATAATTTAATGGGATTTTTACAAGCTAAAAGATGTGGGGCAGGTATTATTAATGCTAGTATTGCAGCAGATGGAAAAGTTTTACCATGTACTTTTTTAAGTGAAGTCTTTAAAAAAAGAGAAATACCATCTGAATCTGTTTTCAATAAAAATTTTAAAGAGATTTGGGATAAAAATGAACAATTTCTTTTCATGAGAACATTAGAAATAGGATCAAAATGTAAATACTGTGAAGAGTATTAA
- the abc-f gene encoding ribosomal protection-like ABC-F family protein, with protein MLLLRCQGIAKNYGDLKVLKKVDLSIGIGEKIGLVGCNGAGKTTLANIIFGKEKCDQGTITYYKQNLKIGYLLQATSYTENNFNDMLKENYNQFEIGNFFEVTSWLGLDKVQEWDSNRFSGLSGGERTKLALANIWVTNPDLLILDEPTNHMDFTGVEWLITELNKFRGAVLVISHDRYFLDQVVNRIVELEDGKINNYYGNYSYYREEKIRRYENQMHQYEVQKKEEKKLEEEIVQLKQWAKKANKDAREKARRKGVLKGGKEFYRVKAKKLDRRVKSKIKQLEKLKKEGISKPKEEPEIIFEFNRSNKRGRRIIEVKNLKKSYGDKILFRDSSFYILYGDRIALFGPNGCGKTTLIKILLGEEKADSGSIWVSPSVKIGYLSQDVLDLNEEETPLEAMKTIKGNYNTEVRTLLANMGFDEAMLKKPIGQLSLGERTRIKLADLILQNNEVLILDEPTNHLDLYTRTQLEKTLEKYNGTIILVSHDRYFLEKISEKLLVFQDGKVNRLEKGFKEYIEKIEDKKDEDGYNIGEEKMVIETKMAYLVSELSKLSEDDPEYARLDEEYKQLVKKRNSLK; from the coding sequence TTGCTATTATTAAGATGCCAGGGTATCGCAAAAAATTATGGAGATCTCAAAGTTTTAAAAAAAGTTGATTTAAGTATAGGAATAGGTGAAAAAATTGGTCTTGTTGGTTGTAATGGGGCTGGAAAAACTACGTTGGCAAATATAATTTTTGGAAAGGAAAAATGTGATCAGGGAACAATTACCTATTACAAACAGAACTTAAAAATAGGTTACTTACTGCAAGCAACTTCATATACTGAAAATAACTTTAATGATATGTTAAAAGAAAATTATAATCAATTTGAAATCGGTAATTTTTTTGAAGTAACCAGTTGGTTAGGTTTAGATAAAGTCCAGGAATGGGATTCAAATCGTTTTTCTGGTTTAAGTGGGGGAGAAAGAACCAAACTAGCATTGGCTAATATTTGGGTTACTAATCCTGACCTTTTAATTTTGGATGAACCTACTAATCATATGGATTTTACCGGAGTTGAATGGCTTATTACAGAACTGAATAAATTTAGGGGAGCGGTTTTAGTTATTTCACATGACCGGTATTTTTTAGATCAAGTTGTGAATCGAATAGTTGAATTAGAAGATGGTAAAATTAATAACTATTATGGAAATTATTCTTACTATCGAGAGGAAAAAATCAGAAGATATGAAAACCAAATGCATCAATATGAAGTTCAAAAAAAAGAAGAAAAAAAACTAGAAGAAGAGATAGTACAGTTAAAACAATGGGCAAAAAAAGCAAACAAGGATGCTAGAGAGAAGGCCAGAAGAAAAGGAGTGTTAAAGGGTGGCAAAGAATTTTACCGTGTCAAAGCCAAAAAATTAGATAGAAGAGTTAAATCAAAAATAAAACAGCTAGAAAAGCTGAAAAAAGAAGGTATTTCCAAACCAAAGGAAGAACCGGAAATTATATTTGAATTTAACAGGTCGAATAAACGTGGTCGTAGGATAATTGAAGTAAAAAATTTAAAAAAAAGTTATGGAGATAAAATTTTATTTAGGGATAGTTCTTTTTATATACTGTATGGCGATCGAATTGCTCTTTTTGGACCTAATGGTTGTGGAAAAACTACCCTTATTAAAATCCTTCTAGGGGAAGAGAAAGCGGATAGTGGTAGTATCTGGGTAAGTCCGTCGGTTAAAATAGGTTATTTAAGTCAGGATGTCCTGGACTTAAATGAAGAAGAAACACCATTAGAGGCTATGAAAACTATAAAAGGTAATTATAATACTGAAGTAAGGACATTACTGGCAAATATGGGATTTGATGAAGCAATGCTTAAAAAACCAATAGGTCAGTTAAGTTTAGGAGAAAGAACCAGGATTAAGCTTGCTGATCTTATACTTCAAAATAATGAGGTTCTTATACTTGATGAACCGACTAATCATTTAGATTTGTATACCAGAACACAGTTAGAAAAAACTTTGGAAAAATACAATGGGACTATTATACTAGTATCTCACGATAGATACTTTTTAGAAAAAATTTCAGAAAAATTACTGGTTTTTCAAGATGGGAAGGTAAATAGGCTAGAAAAAGGTTTTAAAGAGTATATAGAAAAAATTGAAGATAAGAAAGATGAAGATGGGTACAACATAGGGGAAGAAAAGATGGTTATTGAAACCAAAATGGCTTATCTAGTTTCTGAACTTAGCAAGTTATCCGAAGATGACCCGGAATATGCACGTTTAGATGAGGAGTATAAACAGTTGGTAAAGAAAAGAAATTCACTTAAATGA
- a CDS encoding chloramphenicol acetyltransferase has protein sequence MKYIDLDNWPRKRHFNFFKQMDYPHFSLCANVDLTKIYPFIKENNLSFFKTILYIAVRTANNIKEFRYRIRGEKIIEHEIIHPAFTVLREDEVFSFCRADYKEDFIEFCKEVAKKMDMVKKNLCLEDEPGKDNHLIITSIPWISFTSLSHPINLDPTDSIPRIAWGKYFKENGKLKIPLSVQVHHALMDGLHVGKYFSAFQNLLNHPEKIIE, from the coding sequence ATGAAGTACATTGACCTGGATAATTGGCCAAGAAAAAGACATTTTAACTTTTTTAAACAAATGGACTACCCCCATTTTAGTCTCTGTGCCAATGTTGACCTAACCAAAATCTACCCTTTTATTAAAGAAAATAATTTATCATTTTTTAAAACTATTTTATATATAGCTGTAAGAACAGCAAACAATATTAAAGAATTTCGCTATAGAATTCGCGGTGAAAAAATTATCGAACATGAAATCATCCATCCAGCATTTACTGTACTAAGAGAAGATGAGGTATTCAGCTTCTGTAGAGCAGATTATAAAGAAGATTTTATAGAATTTTGCAAAGAAGTGGCAAAAAAAATGGATATGGTGAAAAAAAATTTATGCCTTGAAGATGAACCAGGTAAAGATAACCACCTTATTATCACCAGTATCCCCTGGATTTCATTTACTAGCTTATCTCATCCCATAAACTTAGACCCAACAGACTCTATCCCAAGAATCGCCTGGGGTAAATATTTTAAAGAAAACGGCAAATTAAAGATACCATTATCAGTTCAAGTACATCATGCTTTGATGGACGGTTTACATGTGGGAAAATATTTTTCTGCATTTCAAAATTTACTCAACCACCCGGAAAAAATTATAGAATAA
- a CDS encoding ABC transporter ATP-binding protein codes for MKKNQESVKIIFDFIKENWWIFIGLFFALILSGLMEAYPVGLMQSAIDEIFAGGEFRKILTLIAFWYGCRLIKALAGFISGWLAGIAGANLGHRFRQILFERLRLASYVQLEKASSSETIVRTLNDVYDLGNLVTQPIVLVGQNLFIFIWSVFFLVRLDWVLFIACLPLGFIMLAAGQWVSGLNREVWKKQRNFYTRIVNCLIETVSACREITIFNLWSRQKKLFNNANNGVTRAQRSTAILISGLNNFTEALWPLATVVCLILGGYRVLTGNLTTGGMIAFMWYIQWVIHPISQIANYYAQIQKSFVAIERIQEMLDWFPPTFESRGNVIINSELRLENVSFGYGKEKEVIHNINFSVRKGEVVALVGETGCGKSTLLKVILGLVKPDSGKIFVDGKLIEPSDLCGSPSLAAVFQDPYLFNISITENVSLAVQTDSDEKESIIEQALQDAYVIPFLDDLPQKGNTIVGERSSRLSSGQRQRVALARALVKKPTLLILDEATSAVDTATEENIYRALFQKRDQFGCIIVSHRLVSVMGADKIYMMKDGRIIAYGTHKELMENCDEYKALYGAQISLEGDVNGYSRGVRCRYGC; via the coding sequence GTGAAAAAGAATCAAGAGTCTGTAAAGATAATATTTGATTTTATCAAAGAAAATTGGTGGATTTTTATAGGACTATTTTTTGCTTTAATTTTAAGTGGACTTATGGAAGCCTATCCTGTTGGTTTAATGCAGTCAGCAATTGATGAAATCTTTGCAGGAGGAGAATTTAGAAAAATTTTAACTCTTATAGCATTCTGGTATGGTTGTCGATTAATTAAAGCTTTAGCAGGATTTATATCAGGCTGGTTAGCAGGCATTGCTGGAGCCAATCTAGGTCATAGATTTCGGCAGATTTTATTTGAACGTTTACGTTTAGCTTCATATGTTCAATTAGAGAAAGCTTCTTCATCAGAGACTATAGTTAGAACATTAAATGATGTCTATGATTTGGGTAATCTAGTAACCCAGCCCATTGTACTGGTTGGTCAAAATTTATTTATCTTCATATGGTCGGTTTTTTTCTTAGTTCGTCTTGATTGGGTACTTTTTATCGCGTGCTTACCCTTAGGATTTATCATGTTAGCTGCTGGTCAATGGGTATCTGGTTTAAATCGTGAGGTATGGAAAAAGCAAAGAAATTTCTATACACGAATAGTAAATTGTCTTATTGAGACTGTTTCAGCCTGTCGTGAAATTACTATCTTTAATCTCTGGTCAAGACAGAAAAAATTATTTAACAATGCAAATAATGGTGTTACCAGAGCCCAACGTTCTACAGCTATTTTGATAAGTGGGTTAAACAATTTTACCGAGGCATTATGGCCTTTAGCTACTGTAGTCTGTCTAATTCTTGGTGGTTATAGGGTTTTAACAGGTAATTTAACAACGGGTGGAATGATTGCTTTTATGTGGTACATTCAATGGGTGATTCATCCTATAAGCCAGATTGCTAATTATTATGCCCAAATTCAAAAAAGTTTTGTTGCTATTGAACGAATTCAGGAAATGTTAGATTGGTTTCCACCAACCTTTGAATCCCGTGGCAATGTTATAATTAATTCTGAACTTAGATTAGAAAATGTCTCTTTTGGTTATGGAAAAGAAAAAGAGGTTATTCATAATATAAACTTTTCTGTACGAAAAGGTGAAGTAGTAGCATTAGTAGGTGAAACTGGTTGTGGAAAATCAACATTATTAAAAGTCATATTGGGCCTGGTAAAACCTGATTCTGGAAAAATTTTTGTTGATGGTAAGTTAATAGAACCCAGTGATTTATGTGGTTCTCCATCTCTAGCAGCAGTTTTTCAGGACCCGTATCTTTTTAATATTTCAATTACAGAAAATGTATCCCTTGCTGTTCAAACAGATTCAGATGAAAAGGAGTCTATTATTGAACAGGCATTACAGGATGCTTATGTTATTCCCTTTTTAGATGATTTACCTCAGAAAGGTAATACTATAGTTGGAGAAAGGTCCAGTCGTTTGTCCAGTGGACAGCGGCAACGGGTAGCTTTAGCCAGGGCTTTGGTTAAAAAACCTACATTACTTATTCTTGATGAGGCGACTTCCGCAGTAGATACAGCGACTGAAGAGAATATTTATCGTGCATTATTTCAAAAACGTGATCAATTTGGTTGTATCATAGTATCTCACCGCCTGGTTAGTGTAATGGGTGCAGATAAAATATATATGATGAAAGATGGTAGAATAATTGCTTATGGTACACATAAAGAGTTGATGGAAAATTGTGATGAATATAAGGCACTGTATGGTGCACAAATTTCTCTGGAGGGTGATGTTAATGGATATTCGAGAGGCGTACGATGTAGATATGGTTGTTAG
- the dnaX gene encoding DNA polymerase III subunit gamma/tau has protein sequence MGYLSLYRKWRPKTFDDLAGQKTVVKTLKNALINNRIAHAYLFCGPRGTGKTSTAKIFAKALNCEHGPTPDPCNKCFSCQQINSGRSVDVIEIDAASNRRIDEIRDLREKVKFSPSEGDYKVYIIDEVHMLTKEAFNALLKTLEEPPENVVFILATTEPHKVLSTIQSRCQRFDFSLLSIKDLKERLKYICEQEGISITDSALNLIARTAEGGMRDAISILDQAIAFSGDKVTIDDVNTILGKVDQQILAEIVNIISNHDTKAGLKLINEIVDQGKDMNQFVKDMIFYFRDLMLIKECGLQNNLIDLPDELKEELADQASKFSIRDLLRILEILTETDQKLKFASQPRLLLEMTMIKLASPETDTSMANIINRLARLEEIVEKRKSVFQKPEEVLTGKERKEEDKAVVERNRIEKETESQQKDVKENQLDYEAQIESKKRTENTEVNEGPTISMGEMEKYWEVTMNLLNKNAKTRKLRAFLLVCRPYKIIGNTLYIIFPRESTFHKTNAEKEIDLLERALKKVIGQSFKVVCIFEGEEAITKQKIKSDAQEMTPASRANQSIQLIKDEVEQDPIVQKALKIFGGKIIKVENE, from the coding sequence TTGGGCTATTTATCATTATATCGAAAATGGAGACCAAAAACTTTTGATGATCTTGCAGGCCAGAAGACTGTTGTTAAAACATTGAAAAATGCACTGATAAATAATAGAATTGCCCATGCATATCTTTTTTGCGGCCCCAGAGGTACCGGAAAAACTTCTACAGCCAAGATTTTTGCTAAGGCATTGAATTGTGAACACGGGCCAACTCCGGACCCTTGCAATAAATGTTTTTCCTGCCAGCAGATTAACTCGGGACGTTCTGTGGATGTAATTGAGATTGATGCAGCGTCCAATCGTAGAATTGATGAAATTCGGGATCTTAGAGAAAAGGTCAAATTTTCCCCCAGTGAAGGGGATTATAAAGTATACATTATTGATGAGGTTCATATGTTAACCAAAGAAGCATTTAATGCCTTATTAAAAACCCTGGAAGAACCGCCTGAAAATGTGGTTTTTATTCTGGCTACTACAGAACCGCATAAAGTTTTATCGACCATTCAATCACGCTGTCAACGGTTTGATTTTAGCCTTCTTTCTATTAAGGATTTGAAAGAAAGGTTAAAATATATCTGTGAGCAAGAAGGAATTTCAATTACAGATAGTGCCTTGAATTTAATAGCCAGAACTGCTGAAGGCGGGATGCGAGATGCTATTAGCATTTTAGATCAAGCCATTGCTTTTAGTGGAGATAAGGTGACTATCGATGATGTAAATACTATTTTGGGAAAAGTTGATCAACAGATTCTAGCAGAAATTGTAAATATTATTTCAAATCATGACACTAAGGCTGGTTTGAAGTTGATAAACGAGATTGTTGACCAGGGTAAAGATATGAATCAATTTGTTAAAGATATGATCTTTTATTTTAGGGATCTAATGTTAATTAAAGAGTGCGGTCTGCAAAATAATCTGATTGACCTTCCAGATGAACTAAAAGAAGAACTGGCAGACCAGGCCAGTAAATTTTCTATCAGAGATCTTTTGCGGATTTTAGAAATTTTAACAGAAACAGATCAGAAGTTGAAGTTTGCCAGTCAACCCCGGTTGCTTTTGGAGATGACAATGATTAAGTTAGCATCGCCGGAAACGGATACTTCTATGGCAAATATAATCAACCGGTTGGCTAGATTAGAAGAGATAGTAGAGAAGAGAAAATCTGTTTTTCAGAAACCTGAAGAGGTTCTGACCGGAAAAGAACGGAAAGAAGAAGATAAAGCTGTTGTAGAAAGGAACAGAATAGAAAAAGAGACTGAGAGTCAGCAAAAAGACGTTAAAGAAAATCAGTTAGATTATGAAGCTCAGATTGAATCTAAAAAGAGAACAGAGAATACGGAAGTTAACGAAGGACCTACCATCTCGATGGGAGAGATGGAAAAGTATTGGGAAGTTACCATGAATCTTTTGAATAAAAATGCCAAGACCCGTAAATTAAGAGCATTTTTGTTGGTATGTAGGCCGTATAAAATCATTGGTAATACTCTTTATATTATTTTTCCTAGAGAAAGTACTTTCCATAAAACAAATGCAGAAAAAGAAATTGATTTACTGGAGCGGGCTTTAAAGAAGGTAATAGGTCAGAGTTTTAAGGTTGTCTGTATTTTTGAAGGAGAAGAAGCTATTACAAAGCAGAAGATTAAATCTGATGCTCAAGAGATGACACCAGCTTCCAGGGCTAATCAGTCTATTCAACTAATCAAAGATGAAGTAGAACAGGATCCAATTGTGCAGAAGGCATTGAAGATATTTGGTGGAAAGATTATTAAAGTGGAGAATGAATAA
- a CDS encoding YbaB/EbfC family nucleoid-associated protein — translation MSMNKMMKQLQQMQAKMMKLQEEIAKKTVEATAGGGAVKVVANGKLEIVDINIDPDAVDPDDVEMLEDLVLAAVNEALRKVQELNTNELSKLTGGLNIPGLF, via the coding sequence ATGAGTATGAATAAAATGATGAAACAGCTGCAACAGATGCAGGCTAAAATGATGAAACTTCAGGAGGAAATTGCTAAAAAAACGGTTGAAGCTACAGCCGGTGGTGGTGCAGTTAAGGTTGTTGCCAACGGTAAATTGGAGATTGTTGATATCAATATTGATCCTGATGCTGTTGATCCAGATGATGTAGAGATGTTAGAAGATCTGGTATTGGCAGCAGTCAATGAAGCTCTTCGCAAAGTTCAGGAGCTAAATACCAATGAACTCTCCAAATTAACAGGGGGATTAAATATCCCCGGGTTGTTCTAA